gCTGTTTTGTCCATCCGCTAAGATGCCAGCCAAAACGTAAACGTCAATATGGAGTCAACATACAAGTTTAAGTAAAAACGCATGTAAATAAGTTACATTGTATTAATGCACAAACCCGTCTGGTAAATGTTCttgtttggttagcttttggaaGTTGTAGAAAACATTTTCCTTCAAAAGTTCCATCTGgacaggctaacagttggctaaTTAATTGTCTAGCTATCATACatatattgtaacgaccctgggtttatgaGTGTTGAGTTCGACTGCCGCTCGAGCATGCTTTTGCTTTtcagtcgatagcgcgctggacATCGGGATGAGGGTTCGAGCCCTGCTGttacattacattggtgtcagaagtgggatcggaccttgcatccgcgacagtgcgtgtgcttggccagtgagcgcgttcctgtaagacgtaaaggacgcgctctttgaaaggagggagtagtCATTTAAGACTCAGGCTATCCCCTCAggcctcaaattaagtggacacttttGATGACGTGTCATGACGTCAGATGAGTATACACTTACAGGGTAAGGGAGGAATTATTTTTAAATGGACCACCCTTGGCTGGAAATTCCCTCCTTCATCCACCTGTAACTGGTGGGCGCTTTGTGCTACAGTCAATTGTGGGCCTGTCTACTAATATTAAATAATTTAATATacacctactgtatgatagctagcaaatattagcctgcctagctggaacttctgaatGAATTTTCTACCAAAAGATAACCAAACATTAACTTTTTACGAGACGTGTTTGTGCAGTCATCTTCATTCGTAGCACAATTTTACTTATTTGCATTCATTTTTACTTACAATTGTATGTTGGCTTTTCCATTGATGTTTAAGTTTTCGCTGACTTTTCTTAATGGAAGTACAATCGTCGCGAATTGAATTATGGGAAGTATCAGGCCTCGAAGTGAACAaaattgtacactcgcaaagccgacttacgttgcaaacttcccttgcttggctaatcatttggaccgtCCACCAAGATGGCGACGTGGATTCTCCCAAGGGTATTAAGTggacgagggtgtgtcttttattAAGCGTTTCCAGCTCAATGCTCCCTTACTGAAGCTTTTCTGCAACTTCATTCTTCCCAAAACATAAACATTTGGCGTAATTACGCATGCGCAATAAAAAGTCTGCAAAATTGGAAAATTAACCAACTGACGTTAAAAGATGAAGGATAACacaaaataccatgctatttgAAACTAAGATAACTTTTTTTCAGTGGGGTGTGTTACATAGGTCCTCTAAATCCCTATCGCATGCAGCGAGTCTGTGCTGCGACCCTTTTTCAGTACGCGACACAGTGACGTCACGCACAGATGCGCGCGGCTGTAAGAAAGCCATGTCAATCTGCACCCGTTCAACAGTCTAGATGtattacttctaaacaaaataGCTTTTTTGGCTTCTCATACTCTTACAATTGTGTTTTGATTCTTGCTTGAACAGTCGCTAAGATTATATTTGTTTATGATCTTGgcaaaataactattttggatgcagcagttgttagctagaatgctaacgcTCATTGCTAGGCTGTAGCAAAGGCTAGCTGAAGAGCCATTTTATTGGTtgaagtgttgttgttttttgaagTATAATGCGCTTAATTTCTGATGATGAcccaaacattatattaagcagcACATTTAATACAAGCCTTAAAATCCAAAAGAAGTGTGAAATGCATTCATATGCAACATGTAAATAGATGCTTTTTTTTCTGGCGTTCTATAAGAACTCCCCCCTGTTTTCCCACCAATTTGCGCTTATCGCCCTCGTGCGGCAATGTTTGCAAACACAGAAAGGAGTCTGTACTATAATGTTTTTCATCAATGCGTGCAGGACCAAAATGGAGGAAATGTCGAAGTGCTATCACTTGTTAAAGCACGAGCCACTCTAGCCAAACGATATCCCCGCGCGTCCTCGTGGCTTGCAATATAATTGGCTAACTACCAAACCTTCCTGCAGGACCATGAGGGTGTGCAAACTATATTTTTATACGATTGTGAAATAATAGACCATACGtagcaagctagttagctagctaaatgctaACTAGATTCTGGGAGAGTTTTTGTTAGCTTGTTTGTCCCGTACAGTTAGTAAGTTAGCTAGCTGAAATTGTGAATGTTTTTAGATGTCCAACTGGTAAAAATGAAGCTCAGCAGTCAGACGCAGTGCAGTATTATATGCGTCAGTCAGTTGTAGTAGCTAGTGTCGAGGTTGCCAGCAACATGGTGCCCAGCGTAGCTAGCTAGCACTTTTCGTCTGTTATTTAGACCCGTTAACTGTTATGTTGGTTTcaatactgataaacacttctTTCTGTTACAGGACGAAGTCTGATCCAGGCTCAATGAAACAGAAAATAGACTCAAATGACACTTGACTGCTTTGCAAGACAAGCAGTTATTCTGTCATGTTAGTTCAATAACACCTGCGTTTTATTAGCCATGACTATGAGATCAACTTTGTTTGCTAATGCAGGATTTAAGCTGGACACAGAGAAACTTGACTTTGACAAATCACAAGTGGGAACTGCAAACGTCGTGAATTCCATAACCATCAAGAGAGAATCCTGTGACTTTGTCATTGATGTCCATGACGTACATGGGGCAATCCACAAGACTGGAGGGGAGCTCCTCAGCAAAACAAAGCTCCTAGACCAGAATTACATCATTCGGACCCCAGTGGCTGCTCAAAATAAAGCGGAAGGGGCACTGGTTCAAGGCGACAATTGGGGAAGCACAGGGGTGCTGTCATCTTCCGTCAGACAAATGGGGGGTGAGGGAATCCCAATTAAAGGTAAACTCATTCTGAGTGACAGTATGGATAATACAGAGTTGGTTTCAAACAATAACTCCAAGGATGCTGGTACTGATGAGAGCACCAGAGGGGTCTCCCCTGGAGGAGTTGTCAACACTGCATCCATTGAGCTCAGCACAGAGGGCAAGTGGAGGAACATCAGGAAAACCCCTGCTAACCCCCACACACAGGCCACCTGCCTCCAGCAGATTCTCCTGCTTCAGCTGGACTTGAttgaacaacagcaacaacagctgCAGTCCAAGGACAAGGAGATAGATGAGCTGAAAGCGGACAAGGAGACGGTATGCACAGTATCTGGAAGTGTCAAATTGTTTTTAGATGACAGTAAGTCTGTCATTTCTTTAGAACCAAATAATTTATAAAAACATGTCTGCATACACAGTTGCTGGCGCGTATTGAGCGTATGGAGCGCCGTTTGCAGCTGACGAGGAAAGACCCACGTGATAAGCGCCTATTTCAGCCCCTAGAGCCCTGGACCCCAGATAAAGAGGACCTGTGGGATCTAGAAGTGGGTGACAGCCCCCAGACACCCACCCCTAGGTCACTCCCCTTCAGCCGAGGAGACAAAGGCCTCAAAAGGTAACATCCCAAATACTACTCTGCATTCACTTCTCAGTCAAACTATCTTTCATTCACTAATCTCTCTGCTCTGCCCATGCAGGAAATTTTGCTTCCTGGACTCCAAAATCCAGAAGTCACGAGGGGGCAAAGGCTCCAAGTTCGCCCCCTCTAAGTCAGAGTGTGGAGCTGGCTCTCCCCATCAGAGGGAGCTGCGCAATAAAGAGACCCCGGAGAAGACCGGGTTTGGTCGGTCAGTGGTAGAGGGGGGTACTCTGCAATCGAGCAATGAGGACCCGGAGCTCACCGCTCGGATGGAGGAGCTCCCTTTCATGTCGACTACTGAGATGTACCTGTGTCGTTGGCATcagcctcccccctccccccagcgcGAGCCATCCCCATCCCCAAAGAAAGAGGAGGTTGTGGCCAGTGAGTAGACCCACCACACAAGCCAGTTGTTCAGTTCTAAGTGTAAAGCTGTGTAGTATTGCTTCACAATGAAGAATAATAAAGTAGAATCCAAGTAGAGTCATAATTAGGCTTATGTCTCTTACAGaaaggtatgtgaaccctttgaaaatacctggatttctgcataaattggttatcaaatttgatctgatcttcatctaggtcacaacaatagacaaacacagtcagcttaaactaataacacacaaacaattatactttTCCACCCAACactgaatgtttacacagtgtgttcaataaagacatgaaaacgtatgtgaacccttggatttaataactagTTGACTCTCCTTTGGCAACaaactcaaccaaacgttttctgcaGTTGCGGATTAGACCTGAAtaacagtcaggaggaatttttgACCATTCATCTTTATAAAACTGTTTCAGGTCAGCAAAATTcttaggatgtctggtgtgaaccgctctcgaggtcatgccacaacattttaaatcgggttgaggtcaggactgactgggccactccagaaggtgcattttcttctgttgaagccattctgttgttgatttgctTCTGTATCCTGTTGCAACAactaacttctgttgagcttcaattggtggacagatagccttgggtgttccttccaaacaactcaactttagtttaatctgtccacagaatattttgccagaagcggtgtggaacattcaggtgctcttttgcaaacttcagacatgcagcaatttttttttttggacagcagtggcttcttccgtggtgtcttcCCATGAaaaccattcttgtttagtgtttcacgtatcgtagactcgtcaacagagatgttagaatGTTCCAGAGTTTTCTGTAGGTCTTttgctgacactctaggattcttcttaaactcattgagcattctgtgctgtgctcttgcagtcatcctTGCAGGACGGCGACTCCtatggagagtagcaacagtgctgaattttctccatttatagacaatttgtcttaccgtggactgatgaacatcaaggcttttagagatacttttgtaactctttccagctttatgcaagtaaacaattcttaatcttaggtcttctgatatattttgtttgaggcatggttcacatcaggcaatgcttcttgtgaatggAAAACTCCCCAAAAAaattatagggcaaggcagctctaaccaacatttcCAATCTCGTCTTATTGATTGGGCTCTAGGTTAGCTGAcccctgactccaattagcttttggagaagtcattagcttaGGGGTTGACATACTTTTTCGACCTACACTGTGaattgtttaaattatgtattcaatatagacaagaaaaatacaataatttgtgtgttattagtttaaggacactgtctattgttgtgacttagatgaagatcagatcaaatttgatgaccaatttatgcagaaatcctggtaattccaaagggttcacatactttttcttgccactctaTACACTGTTCTGTCTTCCAGTCCCCTCTTGGAGGGAAAACATTATGGAGCCCTTGGATGAGGAAGCTGCCAGTGTCATcccagaggtgagagaggagagcacaCAGGCTATACAATTACAGAATTGTATAGAGATAAAGTCAAAAATAAAGTAATACCACACAATATTCACCTCGTCATTTGTCCATGCAAAAGGTCCTTAACCACATCAACCATGTTTTTGTGTTATTATACCAAGATGTTGGACGACAGTGTCTTTTTGAAGCGCCATGCGAAGCTGGAGTTggatgagaagaggagaaaaAGGTACAAATGGGTTTTTACGACTTTGAAGATACTCTCAATGCCTCATGAACCATCTTTATCCTCACGCACTAAGGCTCCTTTTGTGTTTTTGTGTAATTCAATCTTGATTTACTACATTGAGCCACCAGCGTTTTCATCCTTTCCTTGCGCTCTCATCTTCCCTCCGTAACTGTCCTGTTTTTTTGTAGATGGGACATTCAGCGTATCCGCGAGCAGCGCATGTTTCAGCGTCTGCAGCAGCGCATGAACAAGAAGAAGGGGATCCAGGAAAGTGAGCCAGAGGTCTCGTCGTTTTACCCGGACACTGAAGATGGTATGACTGGCCACTTCATCTGCTGTGTAAACATGTTGTTTTCTTCTCAGAACCATGAAGTTGCATCACCTTTAATACTGTTAATTTAGTTGCAAAAGTTTTCCGAGCGATGTTTTCATTGCGCAGACACTCTTGATTCCTTTTCTTTCCCTTCTCTAGTCGAGTCCATAATCATCACCCCTTTCCTGCCTGTGGTGGCCTTTGGCCGGCCATTGCCGAAGCTCACTCAACAGTAAGTCTTTGTATTTATGATTTCCACCACCAgtagttctctctctcgctctccctctccctttctctctcgctctccctctccctttctctctcgctctctctctctctgcaacacttgTTGTAGTTTCAGTTCAACATGCCGGAATCATCTTATCATGGCACCCTTTTCCAAGCAcctggtccaaacacacacagatgcatagaTGTATTTTTCATGCAAAGGATATAGGTTGTGATGTACCATTCATATGCAGAGATGTTATTTGtttgtctttttgttgttgtcaggTTTTGACATTTTCCTATAGGTTGACTTTTCTGTTCGGCTTTTCGCTGGACATTTCTTTGTACAGTGAGTTAGGGGATAAGTTAGGAATGTAAATCATTACGCCCACTAGCTTGAGTTCATCCATTACTATGCATAATTTATTTTTCAAGATGGTACCATGGTGCAGGTGGCGGGGCAGGGCGAGTTTCACAGAAAGACCTTTCATCAAAATGCAAGTATTTATTCTTCCCCATAAGTATGTCTTTAAGTTAAGTAAACTGAACATTTGTCACCCAAAACACTCGTCTCAAAGTCAATAATTTTCTTGCCTATTCTTTCCTCTGTTCTTTAAAGAAGATGATTTACAAAAACAGGTTAATATGAATGCACACTGGTGTAAATTCAAAAAGGGTCTCATGAATGATTACTAATGCCATTTTGAAGACATGGTGAGGGACTTAACATAGAATCTGAAGGGGTAAATATTGACACTGGATATTTAAATACCAGTAGTTTTGCTAATCCTTTAAAGAGAATTcacaaagacaaaaaaaacaataatgcATTTTCCTAGATAAGAAATGTTATACATTTGTCAATTCCAACAgtcattaatattattattaacaTGTCTGCATGCTGAAAACAATTTACACATGATGTGCCAATTGAATGATAACCCAATGTGAAATGCTTTTCAAGTTACAGGGGTCCTATTTTCCCGGTGACCTTCCCCTTTCCCTGATTTCTCCAGGCAACTTTTCAAttgctgaaatgtgtcttcctctgTAGGAACTTTGACCTGCCTTGGCTTGACGAGCGAAGCCGCTGCCGCATTGAGGTGCCCaagaaacacacaccacaccggaCCTGTCGGAAGTGAGGTGGTATCTGCGTGTGtcatgcaagagagagagagcgcacccTTCCTTTCCCAGATGTGAAAAGTTTCATTTTGTGGGTTTAGGCCGTCAGTGGTGTAGCAGGCACCTCTCAGTAGTCTGTGGAAAAGTAAACCACTGTCTTCCCGTGTGGTTACTTGCCAGCTGGCCTGGAGACGGAGCTGCTGGAGATAAAGAAAATGGCTACCAAATTGGTTAGCTATGGTAAATTTGGTGCCCAATCTACTCAAAAGAAATGAaaagttgcccccccccccttagatAACAGATCCCCTACTAACAACTTTGTGATTATAAGGTAAAACACAACTGTTACTTAATGTCTGTAGTAAGTAACTATTTAGTAATAAGCATGTTCTGTGAAGCAAACCTGGGGAGCACAAACATTTCCCAAATGTTTTGGAATTCGGTGTAATGTAATACTTAATTACTGCATCATCACTAAAATGTGTAACTTTTGATTATTACTACATTGTTACATAGTTGTCAACCTGATTTAACTTGGGGACTGTGATCTAAAGGGTAAGAGAAGTGATATTTTCCATTTGACTGAATGTCAGTGCTTGAATTGTACAATATGCACATTGCTATAACTAACCCTGTATGCTGGAAGCTCCATTGGCATTTACATGCTCGGTGTTTTGCTTAGATTGAAACTGAACTATTTTCCCTGTCTGTGTATTAACTGTAATAATATTTCCTTGTGTGGACACCGCTTCAAGCGAAAGGTTTTATTATTGTGCACTAAAGTGTGGATATATGTTTGATCCTCACTCTGCATGTATGTTTAATCACAAATGCAGTAAATATGAGAAATGAATGATTGTCCATACTTTGCATCATGAAGAGAAGTTGGTTGTTTAAATGAGTACTTGGCAGAAAAAAGTCAAATTTATTTGAGAACCATGGGTCTTCTACAGTATGCTTATCATGCGAGTCTGCATGGTCTTTTTTGAGGTGACAACTCTTCCAAGCGTTATCAACTATCAGCATGGTAGATCTGTAAATGAAACATTTCCTCTGAGTACAATTCCGAGAAGAGTAATATCTGATTTAATTTCGAAAGCATGACTCTGGCTGCATTATTCATACAGCACTGCTTTGTTTAGACAACTGCCTTGTTTCTAGAACATCGTCGGAGAGGAATTTCTTCTCTGTGAGAAATTTGCTCGTGTTTTTCATTTTAGGATGTCTTTTCCCCCATGACATCACAAATTGCAGTAGACAACTGAGATGGATATCAGTTTGGAAAACATGGGTTGGCATTAGAGTAGCCTAATCAGCTAGAGTGCTCAAACTTAAAGCTGGGTATTTTCCTTCTCTTAAATGCTAGCTATATCTAACGATATTGGCATCGAGCACCTGGCGATGTTAGGCTTGTGTTCTGTCATGTGTTATCGCGTCAACATTTGTACTTTTGGCTCGATGGCTCCCTGGCTCTCCGACGCTACAGACCACACAATACAGACTGGTTTTGAAATAATGCGAAATTGTTCTTCTGTACATAGCTTTCAGGAACAaatgttgtaaatatgaaatacatggcttatttttgtattatttaaataTTTGTGTTGTACATTCAATATTGTTCTATGATAATTGATTGTATGTTGACAAAATCATTTACAAAAGTTTGTTttggaataaaaataaaaattgagTTTAGTCTTCAATTCTCTTTCGTAGATTGACGAGTTCTGAAATTGATAATGGTAGGCCATATCCATGAGGAGAGAACTCAGGTTCCcccaattgtattttatttatccgttttaccaggtaaattgactgggaacacgttctcatttgcagcaacgacatggggaatagttacaggggagaggaggattaatgagccaattgtaaactggggattattaggtgaccgtgatggtttgaggaccagattgagaatttagccaggacaccggggttaacacccctactcttacgttaagttccatgggatctttaatgacctcagagagtcaggacacccgtttaacgtcccttccgaaagacggcaccctacacagggcagtgtccccaatcactgccctgggggatTTGGGATATGTTTttattagaccagaggaaagagttccTCATACTGGCCTTCCAACACCACTtctagcagcatctggtctcccatccaggaacaaccctgcttagcttcagaagcaagccagcagtggtaaaTGCGTAAATGTTACACACCATgaaacaaggcagcagctatgtGAATCTTAAAAAACCTATACGCAAGGTTAAACCGTGGGAGTTTAGTGTATTACCACGACATAAATGAGATTGACCTTGTTAGCCAAATGTAGTCATGGGGGTTAGGGAATCTAAATTAGCACATTTTTCTTTATTGAAGACAGACCCCTTActgtcaaatgtaaaaaaaaaatgtttattgaatAAAGGCAAAATAGGAATTTCTTATACAAACCACCACACCTTCCATCACCCTTTCGATAAATATTACATTGATTATCATGACAACTCAATGACTACAGTCCTAGGATAAAAAAGGCTATTTCAGTTTTACCAGGCACCATCAAGTGAGTGCCCCCTTTTTGGACATTTGACATGGAGAAAAATTTGCCAAACAATAGACATATTTGACCCCACTTAAGTATTTTTGTTGAAACCATTTAACTCACAAAAGGACGTTACGATAATGGTATTGTTGAAACCTCTGAATCCTTATGTTATTCAAAGTCTCCAAGTAAATAAAAAGCTAGCAAGTAACAAACAGTAAAACCATTACTAAATCATGTTAATGT
This genomic window from Oncorhynchus kisutch isolate 150728-3 linkage group LG20, Okis_V2, whole genome shotgun sequence contains:
- the msl1b gene encoding male-specific lethal 1-like 1 isoform X2, coding for MTMRSTLFANAGFKLDTEKLDFDKSQVGTANVVNSITIKRESCDFVIDVHDVHGAIHKTGGELLSKTKLLDQNYIIRTPVAAQNKAEGALVQGDNWGSTGVLSSSVRQMGGEGIPIKGKLILSDSMDNTELVSNNNSKDAGTDESTRGVSPGGVVNTASIELSTEGKWRNIRKTPANPHTQATCLQQILLLQLDLIEQQQQQLQSKDKEIDELKADKETLLARIERMERRLQLTRKDPRDKRLFQPLEPWTPDKEDLWDLEVGDSPQTPTPRSLPFSRGDKGLKRKFCFLDSKIQKSRGGKGSKFAPSKSECGAGSPHQRELRNKETPEKTGFGRSVVEGGTLQSSNEDPELTARMEELPFMSTTEMYLCRWHQPPPSPQREPSPSPKKEEVVAIPSWRENIMEPLDEEAASVIPEMLDDSVFLKRHAKLELDEKRRKRWDIQRIREQRMFQRLQQRMNKKKGIQESEPEVSSFYPDTEDVESIIITPFLPVVAFGRPLPKLTQQWYHGAGGGAGRVSQKDLSSK
- the msl1b gene encoding male-specific lethal 1-like 1 isoform X1; this translates as MTMRSTLFANAGFKLDTEKLDFDKSQVGTANVVNSITIKRESCDFVIDVHDVHGAIHKTGGELLSKTKLLDQNYIIRTPVAAQNKAEGALVQGDNWGSTGVLSSSVRQMGGEGIPIKGKLILSDSMDNTELVSNNNSKDAGTDESTRGVSPGGVVNTASIELSTEGKWRNIRKTPANPHTQATCLQQILLLQLDLIEQQQQQLQSKDKEIDELKADKETLLARIERMERRLQLTRKDPRDKRLFQPLEPWTPDKEDLWDLEVGDSPQTPTPRSLPFSRGDKGLKRKFCFLDSKIQKSRGGKGSKFAPSKSECGAGSPHQRELRNKETPEKTGFGRSVVEGGTLQSSNEDPELTARMEELPFMSTTEMYLCRWHQPPPSPQREPSPSPKKEEVVAIPSWRENIMEPLDEEAASVIPEMLDDSVFLKRHAKLELDEKRRKRWDIQRIREQRMFQRLQQRMNKKKGIQESEPEVSSFYPDTEDVESIIITPFLPVVAFGRPLPKLTQQNFDLPWLDERSRCRIEVPKKHTPHRTCRK